In a genomic window of Cuculus canorus isolate bCucCan1 chromosome 4, bCucCan1.pri, whole genome shotgun sequence:
- the STAP1 gene encoding signal-transducing adaptor protein 1 translates to MLRDIREQPKETPQPAPRRISLERQRITGLPLYFQGYLSVRHSRCQEFRVYWTELRGTMLFFYDDKKAPTYSQKLDISALTSSTDVYPDENGSAQFALTLSDRELELKANDCECGKEWKGFIVTVTKLSVPLDESLQPGQLTRMHEVLEKEKKRRIALNSGSSTSLNIKSPPSSTLTTMPACFYAVSRQEATEMLEKNPSCGNLILRPGSDSKNYAISTRQELDAPCLKHYKVMSKGTSYIIELERQVTLPSLQDVVNYFVAQTRGNLKPFVLQTRTAEDPAF, encoded by the exons ATGCTGAGAGACATCAGGGAGCAGCCCAAGGAAACTCCTCAGCCAGCCCCCCGGCGAATCTCTCTGGAGAGGCAGAGGATCACTGGTCTGCCTTTGTACTTCCAAGGTTACTTGTCTGTCCGACACTCGAGATGCCAG GAATTTAGAGTGTATTGGACAGAACTCAGAGGAactatgcttttcttttatgatGATAAGAAAGCCCCAACA TACTCACAGAAATTAGATATATCAGCTTTGACGTCATCAACTGATGTTTATCCAGATGAAAATGGCTCTGCACAGTTCGCCCTGACGCTGTCAGATAGGGAACTAGAACTGAAG gCTAATGACTGTGAATGTGGAAAAGAATGGAAGGGGTTCATTGTCACTGTAACAAAG CTGTCAGTTCCACTGGATGAGTCATTGCAACCTGGGCAACTTACAAGAATGCATGAAGtgctagaaaaggaaaagaaaagaaggattgCACTTAACAGTGGTTCCAGCACATCCTTGAACATAAAAAGCCCTCCCAGCAGTACACTGACCACTATGCCAGC GTGCTTCTATGCAGTATCTCGGCAAGAAGCAACGGAGATGTTGGAAAAGAATCCTTCATGTGGGAATCTGATCCTGCGTCCTGGCAGTGACAGCAAGAACTATGCAATCAGTACCCGACAAGAACTGGA tgccCCATGCTTAAAGCACTACAAAGTGATGTCCAAAGGAACAAGTTACATTATTGAATTGGAAAGACAG GTGACGCTCCCAAGCCTTCAGGATGTTGTTAATTACTTTGTGGCCCAAACCCGAGGGAACCTGAAGCCATTTGTCCTACAGACACGCACTGCAGAGGACCCAGCATTCTGA